TCGTCGTTATCATCTTCATGTTTCTGTGGGATATCCGCGCAACACTTATCCCCGCATTGGCGATGCCGGTGGCCCTGATTGGTACGATTGCCGCCATTTATCTCAGCGGCTTCTCGGTCAATATTCTCACACTTCTGGCGCTTGTGCTGGCAACAGGCCTCGTGGTGGACGACGCCATTGTTGTGCTCGAAAACATTGTACGACGGCGCAATCAGGGCATGGGGCCACGCGCGGCTGCCGTGCTTGGCACGCAGGAGGTGTTCTTTGCGGTGGTCGCAACCACCCTAACCCTTGTGGCGGTTTTCGTGCCGATCTCGTTCCTGCCGGGGCAGGCGGGGGGGCTATTCCGTGAATTCGGTTTTGTGCTGGCGATTGCCATCCTGCTGTCATCGATTGTGGCATTGACGCTGTGCCCAATGCTTGCGTCGCGCTTTTTGAAAGAAGGCAGTGAAGCTGGAGAACATGGTCACGGACCGAAATTTCTGCGGCGGATCGGCGGCGGTCTGGCAAGTTTCTATCGAAGGAGCCTTCATGCCTGTCTTTCAGCGCCGTTCATTGTCGTGCTTGCAGCTGTCCTTTTTGCCGGCGCATCTTATATCGGCTTCGGACAACTCAGGCAGGAACTGACACCAACGGAGGACCGTGCGGTTGCTCTTCTGCGTATCAATGGCCCGCAAGGGATAAGTGTCGAATTTCTTCAGTCGCAGATCGACAAGATCGAGGAACAGCTTCAGCCTCTGCGTGAGAGTGGCGAAATCCTGACCACCTACGGCATTGCAGGTGCTGGCGGTTCTTCCAACAATGGCTTCATGGTGCTGACTTTGGCGCCTTGGAAAGAGCGCAGCCGGTCACAGCAGGAAATCATGGCGGATATTAATGCCCGTCTGCGCAACATTACAGCGGTTCGCATTTTCACGGCACAGCCCAACAGCCTCGGTATCCGCGGTGCTGGTAACGGTTTGCAATTTGCCATCGTTGGCAATGACTATGCAAAGATCGGACCAGCTGCCAATGCCCTTATTGCGGCTCTTGAAAAAGATCCGCGTTTCGTGCAGCCACGTTTGACGGTGGAGCCGACCCAGCCGCAGCTTTCTGTCGAAATCAACCGTGAACGCGCATCCGATCTCGGTATCGATATCACCGGGCTTGCCAATGCGGTGCAGTCCGTTCTCGACGGTCGCAAGATCGGCTCGGTCTATGTGGGCGACAGAAGTTTTGATGTGAAGCTTGTTTCCACCACCAATCCGATCAACGATCCGACTGATCTTGAAAACGTCTTCCTCAAGACGGGCGACGGTCGTTACGTACCGATGTCGTCTATTGCTACCGTGGTTGAAAAGGCTGTGCCGCCGCAGTTAAACCGGGAAGAACGCCAGCGCTCTGTTGCAATCACAACGGATCTTCGCAGCGATTTTGCGCTGGGCGATGCCTTCGCTGCGGTAAAGGAAATCGCAGCACCATTGCTTCCACCGGGCAGTCATATCATCCCGCTTGCAGAAGCGTCGACGCTTAGTGAAACTTCCAGCGGTATCGCGCTTGTCTTCGGCTTTGCGGTCATCATCATTTTGCTTGTGCTTGCTGCCCAGTTTGAAAGCTTCATCAGTGCGCTGATTGTTATGGCGACAGTGCCTTTGGGTCTTGGCTGCGCGGTGTTTGCGATGATCCTCACCGGCACAAGCCTCAACGTCTATAGCCAGATCGGCCTTGTGCTGCTGGTGGGCATCATGGCCAAGAATGGTATTCTGATCGTCGAATTTGCTGATCAGCTGCGCGACAAGGGTATGAATGTTCGTCAGGCGATCGAAGAAGCGGCCAATATCCGGCTGCGTCCGGTTTGCATGACGATGATCTGTTCGGTTCTGGGTGGGGTGCCGCTGGTGCTGGCAAGCGGTGCGGGTGCCGAAGCGCGTGTGTCTCTGGGCTGGGTTATTGTTGGCGGTCTTGGACTTGCAACAATTGCCACGCTGTTTGTAACACCGGTCGCCTATCTTTTGCTCGGACGCTTCACCAAGCCAAAAATTGAAGAAGAAGCGCGGCTGGAACGTGAACTGGTCAGGGCGGTCGCTCTGGAAGAGAAGCTGAAATAAACAAAGACCCAGAAGAAAGGGGGCCCGGAAGAAATCCCGGGCCCTTTTTCTGCGTTTGTTTTTACTTTTTCATCGCGTCGGTGACCTTTGCGGTCCATGCGCCTTCCGGTTTCTTGGTGATAACGGGATCAGAACCGCCACCAAGCAAAGTTTCGACGGTGCGGTCGGCGGCTGCCACATCCAGCGTTCCGTCCGATCCGTCGATCAGCTTGGCGATTTCCTTGACCATGCGCTCCTGAACTTCCTGTGTCTGCGCGCCGGAAGAATCATTTTCGAGGATGATCTCGGCGGCCTCATCAGGATGTTCTGATGCATATTGCCAGCCCTTCATCGAGGCGCGGACAAAGCGAGCCAGCTTGTCAACCATAGCCGGATCTTCAAGGCTCTTATCCAGCACATAAAGCCCGTCTTCAAGCGTGGCGACGCCCTGTTCTTCATAAGGGAACACGACGAGTTGATCGGCCGGAATACCGGCGTCGATCACCTGCCAATATTCATTATAGGTCATGGTCGAAATACAATCGGCCTGTTTCTGGATCAACGGGTCAACGTTGAAACCCTGCTTCAATACAGTCACACCGTCAGCGCCACCTGTGGTGGGAATATTGAGATGGCTCATCCATGACAGGAACGGATATTCATTTCCGCCGAACCAGACACCCAATGTGCGTCCTTTAAAGTCTTCCGGCTTAGTAATGCCGGTCTCCTTGCGGCAAGTCAGCATCATGCCGGATTTCTTGAATGGCTGCGCGATATTGACGAGTGGCACACCTTTTTCGCGCGTGGCGAGGGCGGACGGCATCCAGTCCACCACCACGTCAGCGCCACCACCGGCAATCACTTGGGGTGGAGCCACGTCCGGTCCGCCTGGCTTGATCTCCACATCGAGATCTTCTTCTTCGTAAAAGCCCTTATCGTTGGCGACATAATAGCCAGCAAACTGTCCCTGCGTCACCCATTTAAGCTGCAAGGTCAGCTTGTCAGCTGCCATTGCCGAGCTGCTCATGAGTGCGAGCGCCAATCCGGCTGTTCCAAGGCATAATGATAGTGCCTTCTTCATTTCAGTTCTCCTCTGGTTCTTTTTATTCCGCGCATTTTACCCGAAATTGGCTTTGCAATTTTCGGAATGCGCTTTGGTCTGCATTATTCTTGCAGATGCCAAATCGTCAGGCTGATGCCCTCCTGTATGAAGGGTGCCAGAATGTCATCTTGCGCTCGATCAGCGCGATCAGCCCATAAGAGAGCGACCCCGCGAGAGCGGCTACAAAGATTTCGGCCCAGACCATATCCACATTCATACGCCCGATTTCAGCCGATATGCGGAAGCCCATGCCAACAATCGGCGTGCCGAAGAACTCGGCAACAATCGCCCCGATCAGCGCCAGTGTGGAATTGATCTTGAGTGCATTGAAGATGAAAGGCATGGCCGCCGGCAGGCGCAGCTTGATCAGCGTCTGCCAATAATTCGAGCCATAGCTCTGCATGAGATCACGTTCCATTGCCCCGCTTGCAGCAAGCCCCGCCACCGTATTCACCAGCATCGGGAAGAAGGTCATGATGATCACAACCGCTGCCTTCGACTGCCAGTCAAAGCCAAACCACATGACCATAATGGGCGCCACGCCCACAATGGGGAGGGCGGCGGCCAGATTGCCCAACGGCAACAAGCCTTTGCGCAGGAAGGGAATCCGATCCGCAATGATTGCCGTGATGAAGCCCAGGCCGCAGCCGGCTACATAACCGATGATGACGGCTTTCAAGAAAGTCTGCTGGAAGTCGGCCCAAAGGATCGGCACGGATGAGCTTATTCGCGCACCAATGATTGATGGCGCGGGTAAAAGCACGGACGGAACCTCAAAAATCCGCACGGCCACTTCCCACAACACCAGCATGGCAATCCCAAACAGGGCAGGCACCGCAATATCGATCAGCTTTTGGCCTTGCGCATTGCGGATTTTCACACTCGCCAACCCCTGTACGACAAACCACGACACAGCAATCAGAGCGAAAATGATAGCAATATTGATGATCATGATGCCGCCTTTTCCGGCTTGATGCCCATGCGTCGCTTGGCCATTGTGGCCGCAATCCCGACCAGCCCGACAAGAATGGATGCCATGAAGGCTGCAAGCACCAGTGCGGCCCAGATTTGCACCGTCTGCCCGTAATAGGACCCGGCCAGCAAGCGCGCACCAAGACCTGCAACTGCACCCGTCGGCAATTCGCCAACGATGGCACCGACAAGGCTGATCGCAACGGCAATTTGCATCGAGGTGAACAGAAACGGCATCGAAGCGGGCCAGCGCAATTTCCAGAACACCTGATTTTTCGAGGCATTATAGGTGCGCATCAGGTCGAGATGCATCACATCAGGCGAGCGCAGGCCTTTGACCATGCCCACGGCAACCGGGAAAAACGACAGATAGGTGGAAATGACCGCTTTCGGGAAGAGCCCGGAAATACCAATCGCATTCAGCACCACGATAATCATCGGAGCGATTGCCAGAATGGGAATGGTCTGCGAGGTGATGATCCACGGCATCAGGCTTTTATCAAGCGTTGTCGAATGCACGATCCCAACCGCCAGCAACACACCAAGCGTCGAGCCAAGGACAAAGCCAAGCAAGGTTGATGAAAGCGTCACCCAGCCATGATAGACGAGGCTGCGTTTGGAACTGGGCTTGACGACAAAGACTGTTTTCCAAAGCTCATTTGCCACCTGATGCGGCGCGGGCAGCACCGGGCGATCCTGCTGCATTGTGTTGGCCACAAGCGTTGAAAACCCGATTTCGGTTCCGGCACGTTGCGCCTGATCACGCTCAAACGGTGCATTGAGGTAGACCGCAAAAGCATACCAGAGCGCAATCATAACCACCAGAACGGTGGCAACCGGCAAAAACTTGTCGCGAAAAAAAGCCATCATGACAGGCTTCCTTCAACAGGTAATTTCGGGTCATTCGTCATGCGCGTGCCCCAGCCGAAGCCCTTCGCGCACACGATGGGCGATTTTGAGAAATGCTTCCGTCTCACGGATATCCAGCGTGCGATCTGGTCCGAGATCGCAGTCGATGACTTCATGAATGCGGCCCGGACGCGGACTCATCACCACGATCTTGGTCGACAAAAACACCGCTTCGGGAATGGAGTGCGTTACGAAAATCACGGTCTTCTGCGTTGCTGCCCAAAGCTTCAAAAGCTGTTCGTTGAGATGGTCGCGCACGATCTCATCCAGTGCGCCGAACGGTTCGTCCATCAGCAGCATGTCAGGGTCAAACGACAGCGCACGCGCAATCGATGCGCGTTGCTGCATCCCGCCGGAAAGCTGCCATGGAAATTTCTTGCCAAAGCCGGAAAGGTTCACCAGCGCCAGATTTTTCTCAATCCGGGCTTTTCGCTCGGCTTTTGAATGGCCCATAATTTCAAGCGGCAGGCTGATATTGTCTTCAATCGTGCGCCACGGAAACAATGCCGCTGCCTGAAACACATAGCCGTAAGAGCGGTCCAGCCGCGCCTGTTCCGGTGTCTTGCCGTTGACGGTTACAGAGCCGGACGTGGGCTGTTCAAGATCAGCCACGACACGCATCAAGGTGGTTTTGCCGCAACCAGACGGCCCAATAAAAGAAACAAACTCGCCACGTTGAATCGCGAGATTGATGTCGGACAGGGCGTGAACCGGGCCGTCATTGGTTTCAAAAACCAATGACAGGTCCTTAATGTCGATGACTGTTTCTGCAGTCTTCAGGCCCCTTTCCGGGGCAACGCTGTTTTCTGAATTCATGCGCATTTCCCGAAATTGAGCCAGAGCCATGGTTCAGACCCCTATCGGCATATGTTCGGCGCTGCGTTCCACCTTGCGGGGTGCTACGATTTCTTTCCACTGCGACAGCGCCTTGTTGGCAGCGCCATTCGGTTCACGTTCGACAAAGCGTCCGTCGCCCGGCTGTGCCGTCACATGGCCATTGTCAAAGGCAAGACGTCCGCGCGAGAATGTCTTGACCGGCAGGCCTTTCAGCTCAAAACCTTCAAACACATTGTAATCAATGGAAGAATGCTGCGTCTTGGCAGAAACCTTTTTGGTCGCCTCCGGGTCCCATATGATGAGATCAGCATCGGCACCCGGCAGGATCGCTCCCTTCTGCGGATAGATATTGAGAATTTTTGCAATATTGGTCGAAGTCACGGCCACGAACTCGTTTGGCGTCAGACGTCCGGTGCGAACGCCGCGCGTCCAGAGCACGGGCAACCGTTCTTCAAGGCCGCCGGTGCCGTTCGGGATCTTGGTGAAATTGCCAATGCCATGACGCTTCTGCTCCGAGGTGAAGGCGCAGTGATCGGTTGCAACGCATTGCAGGCTTCCGGCGGCCAGTCCGGCCCACAGGCTGTCCTGGTTGATCTTGTCGCGGAATGGCGGCGACATCACGCGGCGTGCAGCATAGTCCCAATCGCGATTGTGATATTCGCTTTCATCAAGCGTCAAATGCTGGATCAGCGGCTCGCCATAAACCCGCATCCCTTTCTGGCGTGCGCGGCGGATGGCTTCATGCGCCTGCTCGCAGGATGTGTGCACCACATAAAGCGGCACGCCGGCCTGATCGGCAATCATGATGGCGCGGTTGGTCGCTTCGCCTTCGACTTCCGGCGGGCGTGAATAAGCGTGCGCCTCCGGTCCGTCATTGCCAGCGGCGAGAAGCTTTGCCTGCAATTGCGCAACAATATCGCCGTTTTCCGCGTGAACCAGCGGGATGGCACCCAGCTCCGCACAGCGCTGGAATGATGCGAACATCTCGTCATCATTGACCATCAATGCGCCCTTATAGGCCATGAAGTGCTTGAATGTATTGATGCCCCGCTTCACCACTTCCGGCATTTCGTTGAAAGCGCGTTCGCTCCAGCCGGTGATCGCCATGTGGAATGAATAATCGGTGCGGGCCTTGCCTGCCTTCTGGAACCATTCCTGCAATGCATCGAGCAGATTGCCTTCCGGTCCCGGCAGTACGAAATCGACCACCATGGTTGTGCCGCCAGCGAGCGCTGCTGCGGTGCCGGTATCGAAATCGTCAGACGAATAGGTGCCCATGAAAGGCATCTGCAAATGCGTATGCGGATCAATGCCGCCGGGCATGATGTAACAACCCGAAGCATCAATCGTTTCATTGCCGGTCAGATTATCGCCCACGGCAACAATCTTCTCGCCTTCGATAAGAACGTCGGCTTTGAAGGTGCGGTCAGCCGTAATTACGGTGCCGCCTTTGATGACCTTACTTGCCCCAGAACTAACCATGTTCGCGTTCCCCTTTTTGGTTTTGTTTCGAACATTCAGCAGCATTGGATGGGCTGGAAATTAACTCACAATTTCAGCACTCTCCAATACGGCATGAAGCAGCACATCAGCGCCAGCCGATGCCCACTCCTTTGAGATTTCTTCGTCTTCGTTGTGGCTGAGACCATCGACGCATGGACACATGACCATCGCCGTTGGTGCTACCCGATTGATCCAGCAGGCGTCGTGACCGGCACCGGAAACAATGTTGCGATGGCTGTAACCAAGCCGCTCGGCTGCATTGCGAATGGCTGTGACGCAGCCGTCATCGAAAGTGACAGGGTCAAAATGACCGGCCACTTCAATCTCAATCCCGATGCCAAGGTCTTCCGCGATCTTTGGCGCTTCCGTTTCAAAGCGCGCTTTCATGGCATCGAGTGTTTTCTGATCTGGCGAACGGAAATCGACGGTAAAGACGATTTGGCCCGGCAGAACATTGCGAGAGTTCGGCGAAACTTCAATATGGCCCACGCCACCGACCGCATCCGGCTGATAGTCCATCGCAATTTCATTGACGAGTTGCAGAAGCTTGCCCAAGCCAAGGCTTGCATTTTTGCGCATCTTCATCGGTGTGGAGCCGGTATGCGCCTCCTTGCCGGTCAATGTGACCTGCAACCACCACAGGCCCTGCCCATGGGTGACAACGCCAATATCCTTGTTTTCAATCTCCAGGATCGGGCCTTGTTCGATGTGCAACTCAAACATCGAATGAATTTTGCGCTTGCCGACCGGCTCGTCGCCCTTCCAGCCAATACGCTCCAGCTCATCGATGAATTTCTTGCCTTTGGCGTCGGTACGCGCATAGGCCCAGTCTTGCTCAAGCTCTCCCGCAAAAACGCCGGAAGCAAGCATAGCAGGCGCAAAGCGTGTGCCTTCTTCATTGGTCCAGTTGACCACCACAATCGGGCGTTTTGTCTTGATATTTGTGTCGTTCAATGTGCGCATGACTTCAAGTCCGCCCAGCACACCAAGCACCCCGTCATATTTGCCGCCTGTCGGCTGCGTGTCGAGATGGCTGCCCATATAGACCGGATCAGCATCGGCGTCTTCGCCGGGGCGAAGAAAGAACATATTGCCCATCGTGTCGACGGTCATCGACAACCCGGCCTGTTCGCACCATTTCTGAAAAAGCTGGCGACCTTCGGCATCTTCATCGGTCAGCGTCTGTCGGTTATTGCCACCGCGCAGTCCGGGGCCAATCTTGGCCATATCCATCAGGCTGTCCCACAGCCTGTCGCCATTAACCTTGAGATTGCTGCTGAGCGCCATATTGCTCTGCCTCCAGATTTCAAGCATGCAATAACAGTGGCATTGCTGCCAGCGCCTCACATGTTATGTTGTTCCCGCGACCCGGCTCTTTGGCCTCAATCTTCTTGCCCTCAATCTTGATGCGATGATTGCAAAAACTTGACTAGTTGGTCAAAATGCAGGCTAGAAGAGCGTTCGGCACCGGTCAAGCGGTTTTAAAAAATTTTGCCTCACGAAAAGGTGCTAAATGGTCACAGATGCGGAACCTGTTACGGAAAGCGAGCCTCTTGAAAAGACAGAGGGTTCAACGCGAATACAGAGCATCAATCGCAGGCTGATTCTGGATGCAGCGCTTGAGGTTTTTTCCGCTTATGGCTTCCGTGGGGCAACGATTGACCAGATAGCGGAAAAGGCGGGCATGTCGAAGCCCAATCTGCTGTATTATTTTCCGCGTAAGCAGAATATTTATGTAACCGTTCTTCAGGATACGATGGTGACGTGGATGGAGCCATTCGAGAATATCGACCCTGATGGAGATCCCCTTGAAGAGCTACGGCGCTATATCGCAATCAAGTTGGAAGTTTCTGTTAGCAAGCCTGAAGCATCCCGGTTGTTTGCCAATGAAATTCTTCATGGTGCACCCGCCATGTCTGAATTTCTGAATGGGCATTTGCGGGAACTGGTCGATGAAAAAGCGGCAGTTATACAGCGCTGGATTGATCAGAAGCGTCTCGCGCCCATTGATCCTTATCACCTAATTTTCACGATTTGGGCGGTAACCCAGCATTATGCCGATTTTGCGGTGCAGGTATCGGCACTTCTTGGCAAGCGTGCGGATGCACCCGATTTTTATAGCGAAACAGTCAAATCAATCAGCGCTCTTCTGCTTGACGGTATCCGTGTTCGCGACGATGTTTCGCCCCTATGAAAACGATTCTTATTGCAGCAGCCATTATCCGCGATGAAGCGGGCCGTTTCCTCCTCGTGCGCAAGCGTGGCAGCGAGATTTTCTTCCAGCCCGGCGGCAAAATCGATGCGGGCGAAGCGCCCGAAACAGCCCTGATCCGCGAGATTGAAGAAGAGCTTGGCATTGTCATTGACGACAGTCAGTTAACTTATGCCGCACGCATGTCTGCACCTGCAGCCAATGAGGTGGATTCGATCGTCGAAGCGGAGCTTTTCCATCTCACTTTGAGGGATGGGCAAAAGCCTGCGGCTTCAAGCGAAATCGAAGAGCTGATCTGGGTTAAGGCGGGGGATCCCTCCCGTCCGGTTGCGCTGCTCTCGCAAAACATTCAGGCCCGGTTCTCCGAAATGGCTTAAATCCATATTCGCAGATGAATAAGTTTTTCGTTTGCGCATTGATTGTCTTCCTTTTATCAGTCTCTCCGCGCTCTAAGGCGTCAAAGCATAGATTCTGGAGGAGATATCCATGCAATTTAAAGCATCCGAGAAGCGTTTACTTGGACGTACTGGTCTCAGCGTAACAGCTCTTGGTCTGGGAACGGCGCCTTTGGGCGGCCTTTATGCACCCGTTTCCCGTGCTGACGCAGACGCGTTGCTGGAAGCCGGTTGGGAGAGCGGCATCCGCTATTTCGACAGTGCACCGATGTATGGCTATGGCCGTTGCGAGCATCTGCTGGGCGATATGCTGCGCGAAAAGAGCGAACGCGCGGTTGTTTCCACTAAGGTCGGACGTCTGATGACCAATGAGCGTGCTGGCCGCACGCTGCCACCAGCGCCGCCAAAGAATCCACTTGATTCGGGATGGCACAATGGCCTCAATTTCCGTGAGGTCTTTGACTATAGCTATGACGGCGTGATGCGCAGCTTCGATGACAGCCAGCAGCGTCTTGGCTTTCCGGAAATCGATCTGCTCTATGTCCATGACATCGGCCGCGTGACCCATGCCGACCGGCATGAGCTTCACTGGAATGCGCTGACCAAAGGCGGCGGCTTCCGCGCACTGACCGAGTTGCGCGATGCAGGCAATATCAAGGGCTTTGGTCTTGGCGTGAACGAATGGCAGATCATTCGCGATGCTCTGGAAGAGGCGGATCTTGATTGCTCGCTTCTCGCTGGCCGCTATTCGCTGCTCGATCAGGTTTCCGAAAAAGAATTCCTGCCGCTGGCGCAAAAGCGCGGTATGGCACTGGTGATTGCCGGTGTGTTCAATTCGGGCATTCTCGCAGCCCCGCGCGGCGGCGAACAGAAATTCGACTATGCCGATGCGCCTGCTGAAATCATTGCACGCACCAATCGCCTGCACGATATTTGCGACGGGTTCAATGTGCCGCTGGCCGCTGCTGCCATGCAGTTTCCGTTGCGGCATGAGGCTGTCAGCTCCATTCTGATCGGCGTGCGTTCGCCAGAACAAATTAGACAAAATGTCGTCTGGTTCGAGCAGTCGATCCCGGATGAATTCTGGCAGACTTTAAGCTCTGAAGGCCTGATTTCGTAATCATGACTTCCAAGATTCTCTGCGTCGGTGCCCTGACCATGGACACCATTTTCCGCCTTGATGTGCTCCCTCAAGCGGCAGGTAAATATCTGCCGCGCGAGGCCGTCGAGATCGCAGCCGGTATGGCTTCAAGTGCTGCCGCGGCTATTGCGCGGCTTGGCGGCGAGGTGACACTGTGGGCGTCTGCGGGAGCCGACCCTGTCGGTGATCGCGCTGTGGCAGAGCTCAAAGCCGAAGGCATTGATTGTTCGCATATCAGGCGGCTTGAAGATGCGCGAACGGCTTTCTCTTCGATCCTTGTCGATGCAAATGGCGAACGCATGATCGTGCCATTTTATGATCGCAGACTTGCAAGTCCGGCTGAAACCGTGCCGCCAATTGCAGCTGGAAACTATGCCGCTGTTATGACCGATGTGCGCTGGCCGTGGGCGGCTGAAACGGCGCTTCGTGCGGCACGAGAGGCGGGTATCCCGGCGATATTGGATGCCGATACAGCACCTGTCGAATTGCTGGAAACCTTGTTGCCGCTGGCAACACATATTGTTGCCTCTGAGCCTGCCGCAATCAGTGTCGCGGGAACGCCGGATTTGCCGGAATGTGTCCGCATTTTAAGCAATCGCTACGATGTGTTCACGTCTGTCACGGCTGGCGCAGATGGCTGCTATTGGACGGAAGGTGCTGGCAGGTCCGTTTCCCATGTACCGGGTTTCAAGGTCGATGCGGTCGATACGCTGGCTGCGGGCGATGTCTTCCATGGTGCTTTTGCGCACGGTCTGGTTGAAGGCAGGGAGATGACGGACATCATCCGCTTTGCCAATGCTGCCGCTGCTATCAAATGCGCACGCTTTGGCGGGCGTGCCGGTTCGCCAAGCCAGACGGAAGTCTTTTCCTTCCTTGAAACCGGCGTCGTTCCGACTCTGAAGTTTTAAAATACCCCTTCAAAAAAATGATGTTTACGCGCTGAACCCGAATTGACTATTTACTAACATGTTAGTATGTGCCAACTTACAGTTCAATCTTGGGAGGAGCCAGTTTTGGCACATGTTCATTCCGGGCAGGAGCGGTTCGGTCTCTCTGCAGCGCTTACGACACCATTTGATGTAGACGGCAATATCGACGTCAGTCGCGCGATAGCGCACGCTCGCGCCCGCCTCGACAGCGGCTGTTCAAGCGTGACTTTATTTGGCACAACTGGTGAAGGCTCTTCCATTGGTGATGCCGAACGTGCAGCGCTTCTTGATGCTTTTATTGCGCAGGGTTTTGCCGCTTCCAACATTGTTGTTGGTGTCATGGAAAACTCGATTGCCGATGCCGTCGCGCAGTCAGCCGATGCATTGCGCCGCGGTTGCAAGGCTATCCTTCTCGCGCCACCGTCCTATTTCAAAAACCTCTCCGATGAAGGCCTGTTCAACTGGTTTTCGGCGGTTCTCAAGGGCTTGGGCGAAGATGCTCGTGGTATCATCCTTTACAACATCCCGTCGGTGACGGCTGTTGAACTGTCGGTCGATCTCATCACGCGTCTTCGTTCGGCTTTTGGTGACGTCATCATCGGCGTGAAGGACTCTTCCGGCACCTGGTCCTACACGGAAAAGTTGCTTGCAGCGCATAAAGACATTGCGATCCTGATTGGCGATGAGCGTGATCTTGCAGCCGGTGTACGTCTTGGCGGACAGGGAGCGATTTCTGGTATGGCCAATCTGTTCCCGGACCGTCTTCTGCGCATGATCAACGAGGGGCTGGATGACAACGAGCTGGTTGGCGCCGTGCGCCAATTGCTCAACTATCCGGTCACTCCTGCGGTCAAGGCCATGGTTGCGCGTCATACGGGCGACAAGGAATGGCGCCGCGTCCGTGCGCCTTTGGTTTCGCTCAATGATGCGGATTTCGATGCAATTGGCAGTGTATTTGACCGTTTGCATATGGCAAAAGCGGCCTGATGACGGCATAAGCGTCGATAATGAAGAAGGAAGTGGCTTTGGCGGACGATCACAGCGAACCGGTAAAATTGCGCGATAAAGCTTATCAGAGCTTCACCGAGCATTTGCTGGCGCGTGATTTTCATCCAGGCCAGTTTGTTTCCCAGCGCCAGCTTGTCACGATGACGGGGCTGCCGCTGGGCGCGATCCGCGAACTGATTCCGCGTCTGGAAACGGAAGGTCTGATCAAGACGGTCCCGCAGCGCGGGCTTCAGATCGCACATATTGATCTCAATCTGATCCGCGAAGCCTTTCAGTTCCGCCTTTTCATAGAAAAGGAGTCGGTTGCGATTTTCTGCCAGTCGGCCTCGGACGAATTGCTTCGCTCGCTGCGTGCCGAGCATGAAGACACGCTCAATCGCGCAATGCGCGAGGGTGAAACGCCGGAGCTGGAGCAGCAGGCCCAGAATATTGACTGGAGCCTGCATGATACGATTGTCGGCTCACTCGACAACGACATCATCTGGCGGGCTTATCAGACCAACACGATCAAGATGCGGCTGATCAATCAGGAGCGTTTTCGCATCACCGGACGTGTGATCCCTGTCATGCAGGAACATCTCACGGTGTTAAGCGCCATCGAGACACGCGACCCGCAGACAGCCATGGATGCCATTGCCGTTCATATCAACAATGCGCGGAAGCTGGCTTTGCACATATGAGTATACAAGCTTGGCGAGAGGAGTCGCCAAGCTAAAACGCAACAGGGGAGGAGTAAGCAATGAATTTATTACGTCCGACACGCCGTCAGTTTCTGGCGGGAACCGCAGCAATTGCTGCAACCGGCATCACAGGCTTCACGCCGTCATTT
This genomic stretch from Brucella pseudogrignonensis harbors:
- a CDS encoding PfkB family carbohydrate kinase, with product MTSKILCVGALTMDTIFRLDVLPQAAGKYLPREAVEIAAGMASSAAAAIARLGGEVTLWASAGADPVGDRAVAELKAEGIDCSHIRRLEDARTAFSSILVDANGERMIVPFYDRRLASPAETVPPIAAGNYAAVMTDVRWPWAAETALRAAREAGIPAILDADTAPVELLETLLPLATHIVASEPAAISVAGTPDLPECVRILSNRYDVFTSVTAGADGCYWTEGAGRSVSHVPGFKVDAVDTLAAGDVFHGAFAHGLVEGREMTDIIRFANAAAAIKCARFGGRAGSPSQTEVFSFLETGVVPTLKF
- a CDS encoding dihydrodipicolinate synthase family protein, which encodes MAHVHSGQERFGLSAALTTPFDVDGNIDVSRAIAHARARLDSGCSSVTLFGTTGEGSSIGDAERAALLDAFIAQGFAASNIVVGVMENSIADAVAQSADALRRGCKAILLAPPSYFKNLSDEGLFNWFSAVLKGLGEDARGIILYNIPSVTAVELSVDLITRLRSAFGDVIIGVKDSSGTWSYTEKLLAAHKDIAILIGDERDLAAGVRLGGQGAISGMANLFPDRLLRMINEGLDDNELVGAVRQLLNYPVTPAVKAMVARHTGDKEWRRVRAPLVSLNDADFDAIGSVFDRLHMAKAA
- a CDS encoding GntR family transcriptional regulator, producing MKKEVALADDHSEPVKLRDKAYQSFTEHLLARDFHPGQFVSQRQLVTMTGLPLGAIRELIPRLETEGLIKTVPQRGLQIAHIDLNLIREAFQFRLFIEKESVAIFCQSASDELLRSLRAEHEDTLNRAMREGETPELEQQAQNIDWSLHDTIVGSLDNDIIWRAYQTNTIKMRLINQERFRITGRVIPVMQEHLTVLSAIETRDPQTAMDAIAVHINNARKLALHI